A genomic region of Candidatus Pseudomonas phytovorans contains the following coding sequences:
- a CDS encoding GGDEF domain-containing protein, whose translation MLTISVALAAAAALYLAIEWRSVREPSLLFWSAGFATITVGCILALLRGIGLLFIGIWFANGLLVVAHAFFLMGVLRFTQDRLSRAWLMIVLVWFTLLLLPVGPQWSKVMLMVNSLLIAALTLKASFLLRPHGKSLSVGAVQLRYVLLIHGLFYVVKAIIAIAPGTLIDLATFGGMIIQVSLVEGAMAIMLIALSMTGTVRYRREERIARLAARDPLTALYNRRALEVRAEYFFKDVSPAQPGALLLIDIDNFKLVNDLHGHIAGDRLLIALSEMIRTVLPERALAARLGGDEFVILLSGASSERVIELGGLLREQFQQYAAKTVPTPQAVTLSIGVNLFEHPPASLAALIEQGDVALYQSKRSGRDSIRFVERPVVDLNQ comes from the coding sequence ATGCTGACCATTTCGGTCGCCCTGGCAGCAGCGGCTGCCCTGTATTTGGCGATTGAATGGCGCAGTGTCCGCGAGCCCTCGTTGCTGTTCTGGAGCGCGGGTTTCGCCACCATCACTGTCGGTTGCATCCTGGCCTTGCTGCGCGGGATCGGTTTGCTGTTCATCGGCATCTGGTTTGCCAACGGATTGTTGGTAGTAGCGCACGCGTTTTTCCTGATGGGCGTGTTGCGTTTTACCCAGGACCGCCTGTCGCGGGCCTGGCTGATGATTGTGCTTGTCTGGTTCACCTTGCTGTTGCTGCCTGTGGGGCCACAGTGGTCGAAAGTAATGCTGATGGTCAACTCGTTGCTGATAGCGGCGTTGACGCTCAAGGCCAGCTTCCTGTTGCGTCCCCACGGCAAGTCGTTGAGCGTCGGCGCCGTGCAGCTGCGTTACGTATTGCTGATTCATGGGCTGTTCTATGTGGTCAAGGCGATCATTGCGATTGCACCGGGTACCTTGATCGACCTCGCCACCTTTGGCGGGATGATCATTCAGGTTTCTTTGGTTGAGGGGGCGATGGCGATCATGCTGATTGCCTTGTCGATGACCGGTACCGTGCGCTATCGGCGCGAGGAGCGGATTGCTCGGCTGGCAGCCCGCGACCCGTTGACCGCGCTTTACAACCGGCGTGCGCTGGAGGTACGGGCGGAGTACTTCTTCAAGGATGTCAGCCCGGCACAGCCCGGTGCGTTGCTGTTGATCGACATCGACAACTTCAAGCTCGTCAACGACTTGCACGGGCATATTGCCGGGGATCGGTTGCTGATTGCCCTGAGCGAGATGATTCGCACAGTGCTGCCCGAGCGCGCGCTGGCCGCGCGGCTGGGCGGCGATGAATTCGTCATCTTGTTGAGTGGGGCGAGTAGCGAGCGGGTGATTGAGCTGGGCGGGCTGTTGCGCGAGCAGTTTCAGCAGTATGCCGCCAAGACCGTGCCTACGCCCCAGGCCGTCACCTTGAGCATCGGCGTCAACCTGTTCGAACACCCGCCGGCGAGCCTGGCGGCGTTGATCGAGCAGGGGGATGTGGCCTTGTACCAGTCCAAGCGCAGTGGGCGCGACAGTATCCGGTTTGTCGAGCGGCCGGTGGTAGACCTTAACCAGTAG
- a CDS encoding DMT family transporter, with protein sequence MNALRSLIQRQMQSGALYAVLAALGFSFKAIFVKLAYAAGPVDAISLLAMRMGLALPLFAWLVWASRSQGSAPLNLGDGLRVALLGLLGYYLASLFDFYGLQYISAGLERLILFTYPTLVLVFQAIALRERPSLRTLSAMGLCYLGLGIAFVHDISVAGVGQQVVLGSLWVFASAVTYALYYAGTGMMLKRMGSMRLAGLCGTASSLMVLAHYLLVAPVGQLWQLPGAVWANAGLMAVFSTVLPIYWVALAIQRLGPTHTAAVGNLGPVLTVLASWALLSEEISLYQVVGLTVVLFAVSRLKPRSKKEVEVATLSGPARSL encoded by the coding sequence ATGAACGCATTACGCAGCCTGATTCAACGCCAGATGCAGAGCGGCGCCTTGTACGCCGTACTGGCCGCCCTTGGCTTCAGCTTCAAGGCCATTTTCGTCAAGCTCGCCTACGCTGCCGGGCCGGTGGACGCCATCAGCCTTTTGGCCATGCGCATGGGGCTGGCGCTGCCGTTGTTCGCCTGGTTGGTATGGGCCAGCCGTAGCCAGGGCAGCGCCCCTCTCAATCTGGGCGACGGTTTGCGTGTGGCCTTGCTTGGGCTGCTCGGCTATTACCTGGCCAGCCTGTTCGATTTCTATGGCTTGCAGTACATCAGTGCCGGGCTCGAACGGCTGATTCTGTTCACCTACCCGACACTGGTGCTGGTGTTCCAGGCCATCGCCCTGCGTGAACGGCCAAGCCTGCGCACCTTGTCGGCCATGGGCCTGTGCTACCTGGGTCTGGGCATCGCCTTTGTGCATGACATCAGTGTCGCAGGGGTAGGCCAGCAGGTGGTGCTGGGCTCGCTGTGGGTGTTTGCCAGTGCCGTGACCTACGCACTTTACTACGCCGGTACCGGGATGATGCTCAAACGCATGGGCTCGATGCGCCTGGCCGGGTTGTGCGGCACCGCGTCCTCGCTGATGGTGTTGGCGCATTACCTGCTGGTAGCCCCCGTCGGGCAGTTGTGGCAATTGCCCGGCGCAGTGTGGGCCAATGCCGGGTTGATGGCGGTGTTTTCCACGGTGCTGCCGATTTACTGGGTGGCGCTGGCGATCCAGCGGCTGGGGCCTACCCATACGGCGGCGGTGGGCAACCTGGGGCCGGTGCTGACGGTGTTGGCGTCATGGGCACTTTTGAGTGAAGAGATTTCCCTGTACCAGGTGGTCGGGCTGACAGTGGTGCTGTTTGCCGTGTCGCGGCTCAAACCGCGAAGCAAGAAGGAGGTGGAGGTAGCTACGTTGAGCGGCCCGGCGCGATCCCTGTAG
- a CDS encoding LysR substrate-binding domain-containing protein, whose translation MRFDLTDLRLLMAIAATGSLSKAATTFPVAVSAASTRLRLLEERCGLVLFTRKADGMQLTPSGRLMLEGARNVLGEAQKLQETLQQMAGEQRITLRLAASTVANSTLLPAILGPFLADYPEVDLQLMEHKSVDVLRVVLANECEIGVYDGILPSGGVVSLPFRTERLVMLVPTDHPLAGREQLRLVDALGYAFICLPAGRPMQRFVEELAMNLAMPLKVRVRAPSFEAIAQLVAQRAGVAMLPETAAVRAEQELPVRRVALAQSWATLELRLCFRDWERLSSHGRQLVSFLSGRQLTAPAAGDRHEG comes from the coding sequence ATGCGATTCGATCTGACTGACCTGCGCTTGCTGATGGCTATTGCCGCCACCGGTAGCCTGAGCAAGGCCGCTACGACCTTTCCGGTGGCCGTATCGGCTGCCAGTACTCGTCTGCGTCTGCTCGAAGAGCGCTGTGGCCTGGTGTTGTTCACCCGCAAGGCCGATGGCATGCAACTGACGCCTTCCGGGCGCCTGATGCTGGAGGGGGCGCGCAATGTGCTCGGCGAAGCGCAAAAACTGCAAGAGACCTTGCAGCAAATGGCTGGTGAGCAGCGCATCACCTTGCGTCTGGCGGCTTCGACGGTGGCCAACAGCACATTGTTGCCAGCAATACTGGGGCCGTTTCTGGCAGATTACCCGGAAGTCGACCTGCAACTGATGGAGCACAAGAGCGTGGACGTGCTGCGGGTGGTGCTGGCCAACGAGTGCGAGATTGGTGTGTACGACGGCATCCTGCCCAGCGGGGGTGTGGTATCGCTGCCGTTTCGCACCGAGCGGCTGGTGATGCTGGTGCCCACCGACCATCCCCTGGCCGGGCGCGAGCAACTGCGTCTGGTCGATGCCTTGGGCTACGCGTTCATCTGCCTTCCGGCTGGGCGGCCGATGCAGCGCTTTGTCGAGGAACTGGCGATGAACCTGGCCATGCCGCTGAAGGTACGTGTGCGGGCCCCCAGCTTCGAGGCCATCGCGCAACTGGTGGCACAGCGTGCGGGCGTGGCCATGCTGCCTGAAACCGCCGCCGTACGCGCCGAGCAGGAATTGCCGGTGCGCCGGGTGGCCCTGGCGCAAAGCTGGGCCACCCTTGAACTGCGCCTGTGTTTCCGTGACTGGGAGCGCCTGAGCTCACACGGGCGGCAGCTGGTGAGCTTTTTGTCGGGGCGGCAGTTGACTGCCCCTGCTGCGGGTGATCGCCATGAAGGGTGA
- the ppnN gene encoding nucleotide 5'-monophosphate nucleosidase PpnN: MPQRNVINASVSPKGSLETLSQREVQQLSEVGTGSLYTLFRQCALAILNTGAHVDNAKTILEAYKDFEVKIHQQDRGVRLELLNAPADAFVDGEMIASTREMLFSALRDIVYTESELASQRIDLESSQGITDYVFHLLRNARTLRPGVEPKMVVCWGGHSISTEEYQYTKKVGHELGLRKLDVCTGCGPGVMKGPMKGATIAHAKQRMHGSRYLGLTEPGIIAAEAPNPIVNELVILPDIEKRLEAFVRVGHGIIIFPGGAGTAEEFLYLLGILMHPDNHDVPFPVVLTGPRSAEPYLQQLHAFVGATLGEAAHRLYEIIIDDPAEVARHMVEGLKAVKQFRRERNDAFHFNWLLKIEESFQRPFDPTHQAMAELDLRRELPPHELAANLRRAFSGVVAGNVKDKGIRLIEEHGPYQIRGDSVILDPLGRLLQAFVDQHRMKLPGGAAYVPCYQVVT; this comes from the coding sequence TGTCATCAATGCATCCGTCAGCCCCAAAGGCAGCCTGGAAACGCTGTCACAACGTGAAGTGCAGCAACTGAGTGAAGTCGGTACCGGTAGCCTTTACACCCTGTTCCGCCAGTGCGCCCTGGCCATCCTCAACACCGGCGCCCATGTCGACAATGCCAAGACGATTCTCGAGGCCTATAAAGACTTCGAGGTCAAAATCCACCAACAGGACCGCGGTGTGCGCCTGGAGCTGCTAAATGCCCCGGCCGACGCTTTCGTCGATGGCGAAATGATCGCCAGCACCCGTGAAATGCTGTTCAGCGCCCTGCGCGACATCGTCTACACCGAAAGCGAGCTGGCCAGCCAGCGCATCGACCTGGAAAGCTCTCAGGGCATCACCGACTACGTCTTCCACCTGCTGCGCAACGCCCGCACCCTGCGCCCGGGTGTAGAGCCGAAGATGGTGGTGTGCTGGGGTGGCCACTCGATCAGCACCGAAGAATACCAGTACACCAAGAAGGTCGGCCACGAGCTGGGCCTGCGCAAGCTGGACGTGTGCACCGGCTGCGGCCCGGGCGTGATGAAGGGGCCGATGAAAGGCGCCACCATCGCCCACGCCAAGCAGCGCATGCATGGCAGCCGCTACCTGGGCCTGACCGAGCCGGGCATCATTGCCGCCGAGGCGCCCAACCCGATCGTCAACGAACTGGTGATCCTGCCGGACATCGAGAAGCGTCTGGAAGCCTTCGTGCGTGTCGGTCACGGCATCATCATCTTCCCGGGCGGTGCCGGCACGGCCGAGGAGTTCCTGTACCTGCTGGGCATCCTCATGCACCCGGACAACCACGACGTGCCGTTCCCGGTGGTGCTTACCGGCCCGCGCAGCGCCGAGCCTTACCTGCAACAGTTGCATGCCTTCGTCGGCGCCACCCTGGGCGAGGCGGCGCACCGCTTGTACGAAATCATCATTGATGACCCGGCGGAAGTCGCCCGGCACATGGTCGAAGGGCTCAAGGCGGTCAAGCAGTTCCGCCGCGAGCGCAACGACGCCTTCCACTTCAACTGGCTGCTGAAGATCGAGGAAAGCTTCCAGCGCCCGTTCGACCCCACCCACCAGGCCATGGCCGAGCTGGACCTGCGCCGCGAACTGCCACCCCATGAACTGGCGGCCAACCTGCGCCGGGCGTTTTCCGGTGTGGTTGCGGGGAACGTGAAGGACAAGGGCATTCGCCTGATCGAAGAACACGGGCCGTACCAGATCCGTGGCGACAGTGTCATTCTGGACCCACTCGGCCGGCTGCTGCAGGCCTTCGTCGATCAGCACCGCATGAAACTGCCCGGCGGCGCAGCGTATGTACCTTGCTACCAGGTCGTGACCTGA